In Haloferax mediterranei ATCC 33500, the following proteins share a genomic window:
- a CDS encoding helix-turn-helix domain-containing protein, with amino-acid sequence MWCATIRIKHSDGWFQSLGEAYRAHDEVVPVSIHSAKLLHDGTAVLLYEFKGDADAVRAILSANETATDYEVTEIDGSVSAYIHFEPSTDTRQLLQLPEEYGYVLDTPILLHEDGGLEVTIIGPQGNISEAFKQIPDSIHTTVGRVGSYDPDRENSFSKLSDRQREVLRKAYELGYYRRPRETTLDDIAAQLECSQANVQEIIQRIENHLVSELFTASGDTETDTSPTKSIWK; translated from the coding sequence ATGTGGTGTGCTACCATCCGGATTAAGCACTCAGATGGATGGTTTCAATCGCTGGGTGAAGCGTATCGTGCTCACGATGAAGTGGTCCCAGTCTCGATCCACTCCGCGAAACTCCTCCACGACGGAACGGCCGTCCTGCTGTACGAGTTCAAAGGTGACGCCGATGCGGTTCGGGCGATCCTGTCGGCAAACGAGACCGCGACCGACTACGAGGTGACGGAGATCGACGGGTCCGTTTCCGCGTACATCCACTTCGAGCCGTCGACCGACACCAGACAGTTGCTCCAGCTTCCGGAGGAGTACGGCTACGTCCTCGATACTCCGATACTGCTGCACGAGGACGGTGGACTAGAGGTCACGATCATCGGCCCCCAGGGGAACATCAGTGAGGCTTTCAAGCAGATACCCGATTCCATCCACACGACGGTCGGTCGGGTGGGAAGCTACGACCCGGACAGGGAGAACAGCTTCAGCAAGCTGAGCGACCGCCAGCGGGAGGTTCTCCGGAAGGCCTACGAACTCGGGTACTACCGGCGGCCTCGGGAGACCACACTCGACGATATCGCGGCGCAACTCGAGTGTAGTCAGGCGAACGTTCAGGAGATTATTCAGCGGATCGAGAACCATCTGGTTTCGGAACTGTTCACGGCTTCCGGGGATACGGAGACTGATACCTCGCCCACCAAGTCGATCTGGAAATGA
- a CDS encoding ABC transporter substrate-binding protein: MRSQVGSESVRSRFGDPKSRRNFLKTLGTAGIAGLAGCSGSGESYDGEEQTMASSGDSEGTETGMSSGSDSSGSMLRMSATQRFGTIDPAKGTDYTQVLALVNLYDPLVFPDTEGNLQPHLAEDWIVSDDNKTYTFTLREGATFHSGNPVTAEDVQFSAERFLDINQGYSSLLGNVLSKENVTVEDDRTVSFTLDRVHSPFLATLVLLFVVDKQRVLDNAEDGDFGNRGDYGQSFLNDSDAGSGPYELTGFERQAQISFSRYADYWGSFKDRVYDNVTVQIITNDPTVRSLMKTGELDMSSQFQSEETYEALAAEDDIRVESIPTVTTFYFKINTQKAPTDDPAVREAIAYGFDYETARNEIAPGSLPAQGPLPTSFGVHNDNIVQPTYDPEKARQILADAGYEEGDITVQNTYVKDYGLEEKMGLLFQQNMDEIGINVELNPQTWGTMTELATSVEQTPHINQVFYGPVYPSPDTVFYNQYHSEAASTWMSMEHLEDETVDSLIDEARSTVDADTRAELYAEVQERIANQYPDLFIFVQSKKHAFADDVKGYTFRPSMSFDYWFPDFYQE; encoded by the coding sequence ATGCGATCGCAAGTTGGGTCGGAGTCTGTCCGCTCTCGCTTTGGTGACCCGAAGAGTCGTCGAAACTTCCTCAAAACCCTCGGGACAGCGGGTATCGCCGGACTCGCTGGCTGTTCCGGCAGCGGCGAGAGTTACGACGGCGAAGAACAGACCATGGCCTCGAGCGGCGACTCCGAGGGAACGGAGACAGGGATGTCGTCCGGCAGCGACTCCAGTGGCTCGATGCTCCGGATGAGCGCGACCCAGCGCTTCGGGACCATCGACCCTGCGAAGGGGACAGACTACACGCAGGTGCTCGCGTTGGTCAACCTCTACGACCCGCTCGTGTTCCCCGACACGGAGGGGAACCTGCAGCCGCACCTCGCAGAGGACTGGATAGTCTCGGACGACAACAAGACCTACACGTTCACGCTCAGGGAGGGCGCGACGTTCCACAGCGGCAACCCCGTCACGGCAGAGGACGTCCAATTCTCGGCTGAGCGATTCCTCGATATCAACCAGGGTTACTCGTCGCTGCTTGGAAATGTCCTCTCGAAGGAGAACGTGACCGTCGAGGACGATCGGACGGTGTCGTTCACACTCGACCGCGTCCACTCGCCGTTCCTCGCGACGCTCGTGTTGCTGTTCGTCGTGGACAAACAGCGCGTTCTCGACAACGCTGAAGACGGCGACTTCGGCAACCGCGGCGACTACGGTCAGTCGTTCCTCAACGACAGCGACGCCGGCTCCGGCCCGTACGAACTCACGGGGTTCGAGCGGCAGGCACAGATTTCGTTCAGCCGCTACGCCGACTACTGGGGGTCGTTCAAAGACAGAGTGTACGACAACGTCACCGTCCAAATCATCACCAACGACCCGACCGTCCGCTCGCTGATGAAGACGGGCGAACTTGACATGTCGAGCCAGTTCCAAAGCGAGGAGACCTACGAGGCGCTCGCGGCCGAAGACGACATCCGTGTCGAATCGATCCCGACGGTGACGACGTTCTACTTCAAAATCAACACCCAGAAGGCACCGACCGACGACCCCGCCGTCCGCGAGGCGATAGCCTACGGCTTCGACTACGAGACGGCGCGCAACGAAATTGCGCCGGGGTCGCTCCCCGCACAGGGACCGCTCCCGACGTCGTTCGGTGTCCACAACGACAACATCGTCCAGCCGACCTACGACCCCGAGAAGGCGCGGCAGATTCTCGCCGACGCCGGCTACGAGGAGGGTGACATCACCGTCCAGAACACCTACGTGAAGGACTACGGCCTCGAGGAGAAGATGGGCCTGCTCTTCCAGCAGAACATGGACGAAATCGGCATCAACGTCGAGTTGAACCCGCAGACGTGGGGGACGATGACCGAACTCGCCACGAGCGTCGAACAGACGCCGCACATCAACCAGGTGTTCTACGGGCCGGTGTACCCCTCGCCCGACACAGTGTTCTACAACCAGTACCACTCCGAGGCCGCGTCGACGTGGATGAGCATGGAACACCTCGAAGACGAGACGGTCGACTCCCTCATCGACGAGGCACGCTCGACGGTCGACGCCGACACTCGCGCCGAACTGTACGCCGAGGTGCAAGAACGCATCGCGAACCAGTACCCCGACCTGTTCATCTTCGTCCAGTCGAAGAAGCACGCCTTCGCCGACGACGTAAAGGGCTACACCTTCCGGCCGTCGATGAGCTTCGACTACTGGTTCCCCGACTTCTACCAAGAATGA
- a CDS encoding ABC transporter permease encodes MKYWQYLVRRLAGILVSLIGLSIIIFTTSRVLPGNPARMALGALASEEQVQALTAEMGLNKPIPLQYLDYMRGLLVGDLGTSLETKRAVSTDIVYYLPATLELITVSMFLTVVIGIPLGVIAAQNKDGLTDNATRLVAFFSVSVPGFFIAIMFQLIFGYLLEWLPITGRLGSEFGAGVSRFTGFLLVDTLLSGNLAAHVDAWAHIILPALALSLAGIGQVMRITRSSMIDVKDQDYVEAERGFGLPSWLVTYKYTLKNAFIPTLTILGLLYASLLGNAFLIELVYSWPGLASYGVTAVLNNDFNAVVGVTMTIGVAFVSINFLVDVLLGRVDPRIRLAMEEAT; translated from the coding sequence ATGAAGTACTGGCAGTATCTCGTGCGCCGGCTCGCGGGCATCCTCGTGAGTCTCATCGGCCTGTCGATAATCATCTTCACCACGTCACGAGTGCTCCCCGGAAACCCCGCGCGAATGGCCCTCGGCGCGCTCGCGTCGGAAGAACAGGTGCAGGCGCTTACCGCTGAGATGGGGCTGAACAAGCCGATTCCTCTACAGTACCTCGACTACATGCGGGGGCTGCTCGTCGGCGACCTCGGGACGAGCCTCGAGACGAAGCGTGCGGTCAGCACCGACATCGTCTACTACCTGCCAGCGACGCTCGAACTCATCACGGTGTCGATGTTCCTCACCGTCGTCATCGGGATTCCGCTCGGCGTCATCGCCGCGCAGAATAAAGACGGGCTCACCGACAACGCGACGCGGCTCGTCGCATTCTTCAGCGTGAGCGTGCCCGGCTTCTTCATCGCGATCATGTTCCAGCTGATATTCGGCTACCTGCTCGAATGGCTCCCCATCACGGGGCGGCTCGGCTCGGAGTTCGGTGCCGGCGTCTCGCGGTTCACGGGTTTCCTGCTCGTGGACACCTTGCTGTCGGGGAATCTCGCGGCCCACGTCGACGCGTGGGCGCACATCATCCTCCCGGCGCTCGCGCTCTCGCTCGCCGGCATCGGACAGGTGATGCGCATCACCCGGTCGAGTATGATCGACGTGAAAGACCAGGACTACGTCGAGGCCGAACGCGGCTTCGGGCTCCCCTCGTGGCTCGTCACGTACAAGTATACGCTCAAGAATGCGTTCATCCCGACGCTCACGATTCTGGGGCTGCTGTACGCCTCGCTTCTGGGGAACGCGTTCCTCATCGAACTCGTCTACTCGTGGCCCGGCCTCGCGTCCTACGGTGTCACCGCGGTGCTGAACAACGACTTCAACGCCGTCGTCGGCGTCACGATGACCATCGGCGTCGCGTTCGTGAGCATCAACTTCCTCGTGGACGTCCTGTTGGGTCGCGTTGACCCGCGCATCAGACTGGCGATGGAGGAGGCGACATGA
- a CDS encoding alkyl sulfatase dimerization domain-containing protein, with protein MRISESRHSGETLAARAEELIDEGDKRIACHLADYALEADPENEAVQSTVANVYEQRASSVSDLMSANIFSSATVYANERSPFR; from the coding sequence GTGCGAATCAGCGAGAGCCGGCACTCTGGCGAGACGCTGGCAGCCCGCGCCGAGGAGTTGATCGACGAGGGCGACAAGCGCATCGCGTGTCATCTCGCGGACTACGCGCTTGAGGCCGACCCCGAGAACGAGGCTGTCCAGAGCACCGTCGCGAACGTCTACGAGCAGCGGGCCAGCTCAGTCAGCGACCTGATGTCGGCCAACATCTTCTCGTCGGCAACCGTGTACGCCAACGAGAGGTCGCCCTTCCGCTGA
- a CDS encoding ABC transporter permease, translating to MSTESAGVLDRFVSAERRELWQRSWKRFTSRPMSVVGLGIIVAIVLLAVFAPVVAPYPEHAGKFTDFSNTLQPPSLDHPLGTDHVGRDVLSRILFGYRLSLMLVAVVLGFGVPVGVLLGLVAGYYGGWVETIIMRATDTALALPPLVMALAITSALEPTLTNAMIAIAALWWTWHARLVQSIVASERSEEYVQAAKLAGASTPHILFREILPNTLSPILVKVTLDAGFVILIGAGLSFIGVGVQPPQPGLGTMVSQGTSYLPDSWWVSVFSGLAIFVLVMGFNMLGDGLRDLFDVEVNR from the coding sequence ATGAGCACCGAGTCAGCGGGCGTCCTCGACCGGTTCGTCTCGGCCGAGCGCCGCGAACTCTGGCAGCGGTCGTGGAAGCGCTTTACGAGCAGGCCGATGAGCGTCGTCGGCCTCGGCATCATCGTCGCCATCGTCCTGCTCGCCGTCTTTGCGCCCGTCGTCGCGCCGTACCCCGAACACGCCGGGAAGTTTACTGACTTCTCGAACACGCTCCAGCCGCCGAGCCTCGACCACCCGTTGGGGACCGACCACGTCGGCCGCGACGTGCTCTCGCGCATCCTCTTCGGCTACCGGCTGTCGCTCATGCTCGTGGCCGTCGTCCTCGGCTTCGGCGTCCCCGTGGGCGTGCTGCTCGGCCTCGTCGCCGGCTACTACGGCGGCTGGGTGGAGACGATTATCATGCGGGCGACCGACACGGCGCTCGCCTTACCGCCGCTCGTGATGGCGTTGGCAATCACGTCGGCCTTAGAGCCGACGCTGACGAACGCGATGATAGCCATCGCGGCGCTGTGGTGGACGTGGCACGCCCGCCTCGTCCAGAGCATCGTCGCCAGCGAGCGCAGCGAGGAGTACGTGCAGGCCGCGAAGCTCGCCGGCGCGAGCACGCCGCACATCCTCTTTCGGGAGATCCTCCCGAACACGCTGTCGCCGATTCTGGTCAAGGTGACTCTCGACGCAGGCTTCGTCATCCTCATCGGTGCCGGCCTGTCGTTCATCGGCGTCGGCGTCCAGCCCCCCCAACCCGGCCTCGGGACGATGGTCAGCCAGGGGACCTCGTACCTGCCCGATTCGTGGTGGGTGAGCGTCTTCTCCGGGCTCGCCATCTTCGTCCTCGTGATGGGGTTCAACATGCTCGGCGACGGGCTGCGTGACCTCTTCGACGTGGAGGTGAACCGATGA
- a CDS encoding HVO_A0114 family putative DNA-binding protein, whose translation MPENTLTVRVESNDEFFDRALEAAAKADAGELTDDHYGVSLPDEAALARVLSEKNLELIRTTAREEPQSLRELARLVDRDIKNVSNAINDLAELGLVEFEQDGRSKRPVVWYSDIHVEYDLGVGTDDNEVAAQG comes from the coding sequence ATGCCCGAAAACACACTCACTGTCCGCGTCGAATCGAACGACGAGTTCTTCGACCGCGCACTCGAAGCCGCAGCGAAAGCCGACGCTGGCGAGTTGACTGATGACCACTACGGTGTCTCACTCCCAGACGAGGCTGCACTTGCACGCGTCCTGAGCGAGAAGAACCTCGAACTCATCCGTACCACCGCCCGCGAAGAGCCACAAAGCCTCCGCGAACTCGCGCGTCTCGTCGACCGCGACATCAAGAACGTCTCGAACGCTATCAACGACCTCGCCGAACTCGGACTCGTCGAGTTTGAGCAGGACGGCCGGTCGAAGCGGCCAGTCGTCTGGTACAGCGACATCCACGTCGAGTACGACCTCGGCGTTGGGACTGACGACAACGAAGTCGCCGCACAAGGGTGA
- a CDS encoding alkyl sulfatase dimerization domain-containing protein, whose amino-acid sequence MSQKSENAVGIFDIDNFEIGVDVTEVVADTYQCTSFSNATAFDTAEGLVLIDTGYAPLSQQMAAALREHTDSPVHTAIYTHGHIDHAFGLDEFLVEGQDQPNVIAHEAMADRFDRYALTKEYNETINGRQFSADPEAVEYHSLWEDDVFGWPDHPPTTTYDDDLTITVGDTIFELHHSRGETDDHTWVFCPDREVLCSGDLVTASAPNAGNPQKVQRYPWEWVDALREMAALDARTLLSGHGRPIVDDPEEIEHRLLRYAEYLDTIVERTIEALNDGAPPHVDIVREIDLPDPDESWLQSEYDSGEFIARNVIRYYGGWWTGRPSELKPASRSAVAEEIADLAGDAKTLAERAEELMDAGDKRLACHLADYALEADPDNETVHAVVADIYDERAASSEDMMSANIFASMVKYANEGRTFR is encoded by the coding sequence ATGTCTCAGAAATCGGAGAACGCGGTCGGTATCTTCGACATCGACAACTTCGAGATCGGGGTGGACGTCACGGAGGTAGTCGCGGACACCTATCAGTGTACGTCGTTCTCGAACGCGACGGCGTTCGACACGGCCGAAGGACTGGTGTTGATCGATACTGGATACGCCCCGCTCTCCCAGCAGATGGCGGCGGCACTCAGAGAACACACCGATTCGCCCGTCCACACGGCCATCTACACGCACGGCCACATCGATCACGCCTTCGGTCTCGACGAGTTCCTCGTCGAAGGCCAAGATCAGCCGAACGTGATCGCCCACGAGGCGATGGCAGACCGATTCGACCGGTACGCGCTGACGAAGGAGTACAACGAGACCATCAACGGCCGGCAGTTCTCCGCCGATCCGGAAGCCGTCGAGTATCACAGTCTCTGGGAGGACGACGTGTTCGGCTGGCCGGACCATCCGCCGACGACGACGTACGACGACGACCTCACGATCACGGTCGGCGACACCATCTTCGAGCTCCACCACAGCCGCGGCGAGACCGACGACCACACGTGGGTGTTCTGTCCCGACCGCGAGGTACTGTGCTCCGGCGACCTCGTCACCGCCTCCGCGCCCAACGCGGGGAACCCCCAGAAGGTCCAGCGCTACCCCTGGGAGTGGGTCGACGCCCTCCGCGAGATGGCCGCCCTCGACGCCCGGACTCTCCTCTCGGGACACGGCAGGCCGATCGTCGACGACCCCGAGGAGATCGAACACCGGCTGCTTCGCTACGCCGAGTACCTCGACACTATCGTCGAACGGACTATCGAGGCGCTCAACGACGGCGCGCCTCCCCACGTCGACATCGTCCGCGAGATCGACCTGCCAGACCCCGACGAATCCTGGCTCCAGTCGGAGTACGACAGCGGTGAGTTCATCGCGCGGAACGTCATCCGCTACTACGGCGGCTGGTGGACCGGACGCCCCAGCGAACTCAAGCCCGCGAGCCGGTCGGCCGTCGCCGAAGAGATCGCCGACCTCGCGGGCGACGCCAAGACGCTCGCCGAACGGGCGGAAGAACTGATGGACGCGGGTGACAAACGCCTCGCCTGTCACCTCGCGGACTACGCGCTCGAGGCCGACCCCGACAACGAAACGGTCCACGCGGTCGTAGCGGACATCTACGATGAACGGGCCGCGTCGTCCGAGGACATGATGTCGGCCAACATCTTCGCGTCCATGGTGAAGTACGCGAACGAAGGTCGCACGTTCCGCTGA